ataataatttagggaatgataatttttttttaattttttatattaatagatCGAATATTAGTACCCAGCCTAAACTGGATCCATTACTTGTCTTGTATCGGGTTGGAACCCAGTATTTAGAGAGAGTGTGTCAAACTGGCCGGGGTGGCCCAAAGGGCCGGCCCATGGCTggtgcattgcattgcattgcagCCTTTcctgatttaattttttagcgatatCTCTATCCCCCACGTGTCGTTCAGCCATGCAGCCATATCCTTGTTATCTTGCGCCAAACGAGAGGCCCAAACACTTGGAAGCCAACCCGCCACAAAAAGGTTTTAAGCGCTAACCTGCACCATCCACCCTACTAACCTGCACCACCATCACCTTAGCAAAATCAAACCAATCTCCGTGATCAATTACACTTGTAATGAAAAAAAGTGGGAGACATCATAttcttaattctatttaatagcAGAGTCCGCCTTATCACAAACATATACGTGGCATTAAGGGAGACGCAGCGACGTAATATAGTTGAAAAATACACTGTTTCGGTACTGCTACTACTTCTTCTTCAGACGCATAGGAGGAGGACGGGTTGAAGCCGAGAACTTGGATGGCGAAGCCAGTGTCCATCGAGGTGTGGAACCCAAATGGGAAATACAGAGTTGTGAGCACCAAGTCCATGCCGGGAACCAGGTGGATCAATCTCCTAATCGAGCAAGATTGTCGCGTCGAAGTAATCTCCTTCCGTCCATATTGGTGCTCTGTTTTCCATGCCCTTCTCTTCTCGACTCCATTAACTTAATTGACCTCGAATCGTCTTGTTTCTTGTTCAGATATGTACTCAGAAGAAAACCATCTTGTCAGTTGACGACATCATTGCTCTGATCGGCGACAAGTGCGATGGAGTGATTGGACAAGTATGCTatacattcattcattcttgaaTTGGGTTTTTGTGGGTTTTGGTTGAGCTTGGTTTGTGATTTGGGTGGTGGTTTCAGTTGACTGAAGACTGGGGAGAAACGTTGTTCTCTGCATTGAGCCGAGCAGGAGGAACGGCTTTCAGTAACATGGCCGTTGGATACAACAATGTGGATGTCAACGCCGCCACCAAGCATGGTGTTGCTGTTGGCAACACACCGGTAGGCCAATACCCCTTTATTTAACTTTGTGTTTGTTTGATGAAGCATGGGACCCAAAACAATGGATTTTGTGTTGCTTTGGATGAAgtatatgattgtttatttacATGTAGTTATATGGGTGAAAAACCTAAATTATAATCAAGATCGTTGAACTCAAAATATCTGGAACAGAGATAATTCTAGTTCAAATTTAATGTGGTTCTAATCTTAACAATTAGTGGTGGGTGGTAGTTATAAGCAAGCGtacattcatatttttgtgttttggtaTAGATTGTGCTTGTCATGCTCGATGAAATGTCCATTAGGCCGTGAGCTGCCTTGGGAAGAACATAATAAgtcatatatatgtttcaaaTATTGCACTGATGTCAATGGTTCAATATAGTAATACTAATATATTTGCCAACTGACATCAGTGCATGGTTATGGTTGTGTGGTTAGGGAGTACTGACGGAAACGACGGCTGAGTTAGCAGCTTCTCTTTCTTTATCAGCAGCTAGAAGAATTGTTGAAGCAGATGAGTTCATGAGGGCGGGCCTATATGATGGATGGCTGCCACATCTGTATGACCACCAATACACATCATCTCTGTTTCTCATATTTGTGATAAGAAATTGTAGTTTCATGGTCCCCTCACAAGAATAATTACATGATTTTGCTTCAATTGTTTGATAGATTTGTGGGTAACTTGCTCAAAGGACAGACTGTTGGTGTGATAGGAGCTGGTCGAATTGGTTCAGCTTATGCTAGAATGATGGTAATTTCTCAACGTTGAGTATCTCAAAACTTAACCAGGTCCATCTGTCCCTGATCCACCCAATCAAATAGTACAAAAACTATTATAAATACAATTCAACGATGATATAGATATGATTCCACTATTTAAGCCATTTGGCCCTGGAGTTATgcattttcttattaatttttgttgctAGGCAACCATTAGTATGCCTTATCTGGTAATTATAGCCAATTTGTGTATTAAGTAAACTTTTCTGACTTTTCAGATCATTCTAAATGCCATCATTTGGCTTGAAAAGATATTTTAGTGCGCATATTATGAGCTGAATGTTTTTGTCGTGCTTTTTAACAGGTTGAAGGATTCAAAATGaacttaatttattatgatttgtaccAAGCCACACGCCTTGAGAAGTTTGTCACAGGCATGTCTGGATCTTGTGATATCCTGCTTCTCAACTTAATAGTGGTACTAATTCACTTTTTTGTTGCAGCTTACGGTCAGTTCCTAAAAGCCAGTGGCGAACAACCTGTTACTTGGAAAAGAGCATCGACCATGGAAGAGGTTCTACAAGAGGCTGATGTGGTAAAACTCTTGCTGTgggtgtatatgtgtgtgtgtgtgaatgtatATGCTATGCTGTAATCTTTAGCTTATATAACCCTTTCCCCTTGCTCCATCCTAGATAAGTCTTCACCCAATCCTTGACAAAACGACTTATCATCTGGTAAATAAAGAAAGGCTCTCAAAGATGAAGAAGGTAAATCTTGAATGGACACTTAttgtttttgatgattaacttaattaagaaaatagatACAAACACGCCCAAGTTAAAATATGCAACTTACATTTGTAGGAAGCAATCCTTATAAACTGCAGCAGGGGGCCTGTGGTTGATGAAGTAGCTCTCGTGGAGCATCTGAAAGAGAATCCTATGTTCCGGGTTGGACTTGATGTCTTTGAGGTATATGAAAccaattattttccttattccaatttcaataaattgcctccaatatatatatatatataatccattATTGATGATGATTTTGAATTAGGATGAGCCTTACATGAAACCTGGACTTGCTGACATGAAAAACGCCATAGTGGTACCTCACATTGCCTCTGCTTCCAAGGTAGTCTTTGTGCAAAGAACATCTTTCTCTGAGCAAAAGcctattatttttccatttacCAAATTAATCTGCTTCTTGCATTGTTAGTCATGAATGTATTTACATTTCCAAATGGTTCGTGCAGTGGACTCGTGAAGGAATGGCAACGCTGGCTGCTCTGAATGTCCTGGTAAGCAAGAATCTAGAGCTGAATAGTCCTTAGCTTGGAGCTTGATTCTCAAGTATAACAACTGAAGATATCACACTAGCATAAAATTGCACCAAAATGGGATGAATGTCTGCAACTATTATATAATTTAgagaatttttttcatttggcTTATCATTTTGCATGAGAATTATATACGACAAAGGGTAGTGATATAGAGCGACATAACTCATCCATAGATAGGAAAGAAATATGCTGCATAATTACAAAATGACAATGGCTCAGCATTCGAGCTGGTTGCGTTTTCTGTTATAAAATTCTGTAAGAATGTAATTTGTCTTTACAAAAATTCTGTTTGTGTAGCATCACCATCACTCATGACAATTTTACTCTTGTGCCTTGGCTTGCTTGTGTTTCAGTGATGTTAGCATTATCACGAGAAACTATTTGTTTACCCCCTTGTCTATGCATCTACAGGGAAAGATAAAAGGATACCCAATTTGGTCCGATCCCAATCAGGTACAACCATTCTTGAATGAGAATGCTCGGCCGCCTGCTGCATGCCCAAGCATTGTCAATGCAAAAGCCTTAggtagtacatatatatatatatatatattctcaagtCAAGTTAATTACAAGGGAATCTCTTATATTGAACTTCTGTTATTGTTGCATTGCAGGCTTACCTGTTTCAAAACTGTGAGCACGGAGGAGGTCCTCCCTATTGATGAATGGGGGTTTGGTGCAGAAGGATCAGATGTATTACGGTGGTTTATAGGTTCCGTTCTATGTATATTTAAAGTTTGGATTGAATGTTTAATCACAAATTATT
This genomic stretch from Diospyros lotus cultivar Yz01 chromosome 1, ASM1463336v1, whole genome shotgun sequence harbors:
- the LOC127794075 gene encoding glycerate dehydrogenase, whose amino-acid sequence is MAKPVSIEVWNPNGKYRVVSTKSMPGTRWINLLIEQDCRVEICTQKKTILSVDDIIALIGDKCDGVIGQLTEDWGETLFSALSRAGGTAFSNMAVGYNNVDVNAATKHGVAVGNTPGVLTETTAELAASLSLSAARRIVEADEFMRAGLYDGWLPHLFVGNLLKGQTVGVIGAGRIGSAYARMMVEGFKMNLIYYDLYQATRLEKFVTAYGQFLKASGEQPVTWKRASTMEEVLQEADVISLHPILDKTTYHLVNKERLSKMKKEAILINCSRGPVVDEVALVEHLKENPMFRVGLDVFEDEPYMKPGLADMKNAIVVPHIASASKWTREGMATLAALNVLGKIKGYPIWSDPNQVQPFLNENARPPAACPSIVNAKALGLPVSKL